The genomic DNA CTACATGGAACCCATGTGTATTGGAAGGAAGATAGCGTGATCTTGCCATAAATTCCTGTGGTTGTTGCCTCAATCTTAGTTCCTCCCCCTTCCCTGTTGAGCCCTATGGTGATATTGTTCTAATGCCACTTCTGCCCCCTGGTGGTCATTGGATGTAAGTGACTAAACGCTCCGCTCTGGTTAGAAGTTACCCCCGGGCACAGTTCTGCGATCAGCTCACCCTCACCACTAGAGGGGACGTCAGAGCTTGTCTTCAATGTTCAATGTATTCGTTCTTGGTGCTTGTGCAAAGTAAGGCACCGCGTGTAAAACTGACCTTAAATCAGTGCTTAGCTGCATCTCACTTCATCCTATCCCTATCCAAATTTCAGTGGCAGGTTGGAGAGTGGGTAAAGGTAGTGATATTGAGCTCCCTACTATCTGTGTGTTGTAtttctactgtctgtgtgttgtagttctactgtctgttttgtagttctactgtctgtgtgttgtagttcTGGTAGTCTccctactgtctgtgtgttatatttctactgtctgtgtgttgtatttctactgtctgtgtgttgtagttctactgtctgttttgtagttctactgtctgtgtgttgtagttcTGGTAGTCTCCCTAatatgtgtgtgttataggtctactgtctgttTTGTAGTTCAACTGTCTGCGTCTTGTAGTTCTGATAGTCTCCCTACTGTCTGTGTTTTGTAGTTCTGGCAGTATGGGGAGTGGGTGGAGGTGGTGATCGATGACAGGCTGCCGGTGAAGGATGGGAAGCTACTCTTCGTCCACTCTGCCGAGGGAGGAGAATTCTGGAGCGCCCTGCTGGAGAAAGCCTACGCCAAGtaaggagggatgagggatgggaggagaggagaaaaaggagagaagagggtggtTAGAAGGATTCAAGTGTATACATGGGCTTTGCATTTATTTCACTCTGTATATGTTGGTATGGGTTATGATATCTGTAAGTCgatctgaataagagcgtctgctaaatgaccaaaatgtaaatacaaATTATGTAAAATGATATGTCTATATGCATGTGTCGTGTCTGTATATTGTACAGAAATGTCTGTTTTTAAATAGTCTTTTGAAACAGAATTGTCCACCTTCGTTGCAGGCTACATGGCTGTTACGAGGCCCTGTCGGGAGGCAGCACGTCAGAGGGTTTTGAGGACTTCACAGGAGGGGTAACAGAGATGTATGAGCTGAGGAAAGCGCCCTCTGACCTCTACAGTATCATCAGTCGGGCTGTGGAGAGAGGATCGCTGCTGGGCTGCTCCATAGACGTCAGTACTCAGATTTGTTACGTTCATTTGTTCGATTATGTCATAGAAAACACTGCCTATTTTAATAAGCTTGACGCGGCGCTAAGAACCAGGATGTTTCACAGACGTCATCATTTTCACAGACTTTGTCATATCATGTCCCTGCCTGGAACATGTAACAGTGTGTCAAGAGTCCCTGTGTGTGTATCCTCTCAAATCGAATCAAGTCAAATGTTGTCATGTGCACcatgatacaacaggtgtaaacagtacagtgaaacaCTTACTCTGACGTTGTCTTCTGTCCCCAGATCACCGGTAGTCAGGACATGGAGGCTGTGACCTTTAAGAAGCTGGTGAAAGGTCACGCCTACTCAGTGACCGGGGTTGACGAGGTGAGCCAATGACTGCTCTGGTTTGAGTGGCACTAAGGGGTCAATTCCCCCAATTGCATCATGTGTTCTGAACAGTCGGACGCAAAAGACAGCATTAAAACGAATACAAATGTGTCTACCTTAACCTGTACATGAATCAAATTTGGATTTGGTGGCCATTTTCCCATCTACTATACATCTGTGTAATGCAGTATCCCTCAACCTCAGGTGGTGTACAGGGGGAATATGACCAAACTGGTCCGCATCCGCAACCCCTGGGGAGAGATAGAGTGGACTGGTGCCTGGAGTGACAAGTAAGAGAAGGAAACACTGTTATACACCTCTCATATTACCTATCATATAACTAGTGAGAGTGATTTTATACTGCAGGTGTCATATTACATATCACACTGTGTAACTAGTGAGAGTGGTTTTCTATCCCAGTTGATATGGAATACAGTCGTTAATGTATTTTCATTTGCGATTATTTTAGCTCCAGAGAGTGGGAGAGCGTGGACCGGTCAGTCAGAGGGCGACTCCAGAACCGCAGTGAGGATGGAGAGTTCTGGTGAGTGTGCGGGAGTGTGTATTTGTGTCACCGAGTCTGATGGCCTCTGGGTATGATACTTGAGAGAATGTGTGAGTTATTGCATCATACACATTACAGActgtcccttcctctccccttctccctccctgccttccacctctcgctctctccatccctcctctcaggATGTCATTCAGCGACTTCCTGCGTGAGTTTACGCGTCTGGAGATCTGTAACCTCACAGCAGACGCCCTGGAGGCCAACCAGCAGAAGAAGTGGAGCTCAGCCGTCTACcagggggagtggaggaggggcAGCACGGCCGGGGGCTGCAGGAACTTCCctggtaaggagagagggaggctatAAAGAAGTGGTACACAGTTGATTAGAAAATGTCTTCTGATAACTTCCCCCCCCCACAATGCTTAGCCACATTCTGGATCAACCCACAATTCAAGATCGGCTTGCAGCACCCCGACACAGCCGGCCAATCAGATTGCAGCTTCCTGGTGGCGCTGATGCAGAAGGACCGGAGAAAGAAACGCAAGGAGGGCAAGGACATGGAGACCATCGGATTCGCCATTTACGAGGTGTTGGGGTGTAATATGTATGAATATGCCTATATAAATTCTTCTCTAtctcctttcagtgtgtgttaaacAACAGTGGGTGATACTGAAATCCTAATTCTACTCTCACTTAATCCAGGCTATAGTAAATGGTTCTACTAAACTCAAATATATTTCACACATGGGCCTCACATAGACAACCGCATGCTCGACTTCAAGTCCTAATATTATATCTTAAGGGTGTAGAGTAACGGTGATATATTATTGGACGATAGCGTCACAAAGTAATTTTCTATGGAAATCCCTACAGAACTCAACTTCCTTGTAATAATTGTATTGGTATACTAAGGGTTGTACATTTCCTTTACTATCCTATGGTAGGAAAGTGTCACTAACAAATATGTTCAACCTTTAATTCAAATAACTTCTGTCCTACTCCTAACTTTTTATTCCACCATTGGGCCATTACCTAATAAAACCCCCTTTACAGGCCTTTGCAGACATGGTGAGCGTCAGTTTGGTTTTATTTGACAGTCAGCCGTGTAATGATAATGGTGTAGGTGCCCTATGTTAGCCTTTCCTACCTATTATCTAACTTGCAATAATGTCAGTGGGTGTTGTATCAGTTTGAACTCTATTTCCTCCACTGTCTTGTCATATGCCCATAAAACAAAACCTCATCTCCACCAATTCCACTTAAAAGGCTCCTTAACTATCCTTCTACAAGTAATTATAGGTCGTATTTCAACTAATACAAAATATGTTGAGGGTATTACTAGTTCCTCATGGTGTAGGGTAATATACGTCTTAAAGGTATTATCTTTATCATACCCGCCTTTTCTTATACAATGACAGAACTCCTTCCTGCCGTCCTCACTTCCAAAAATCTCTTTCTTATATTATTTACATGTAATGCCTTTATCTATATAttgttcctcatcctcctctttatCAAAAATCCACTTATAACGGCTCTCAGTCCTCAGACCAAATAACCAATTCTCGATTTGTTTATCTCCCCACCCACTGCGCATTTCACTCACACCAAACAAACATATAAGGACAGACAACATATTATTTCTATCTTCCAGGTGCCCCATAGGTTATCGCCTGTTTCAGAACTCTCACGCTAGATACAGCTTCTGCTCCCTAACTACTCTTGAGTACCCTTCCGGAAGTTACCCCAGCACCCCCAACACGCAAGAAGGCGAGCTACTGTTCTTaatacatataacatataacacacATTGACATACAACAGTTACCACACATTCATTGACTTATACATGCACATTTTAGGTTCCTTTGTTTTTATAATTACAAGAGGGAGGCGGTGGTTTTACATACCAGCGAAACACTGAACACCCACTTCTTTTAAATTACAGACTTTGATATAACAGGTGTCTGCTTACCTTACAATTTGGTGATCAGAGAAGGGGGTTCAGGTTCCGTCCAGTAGCGTTGCACTCACTCCCTCCTGGCAAGCTCGCCAAATGTTGGTTCCGTTTTTCCGTGCTCCGTTTTTTACTTAACAAATAAGGAACACTCAAAATGTGCACTTATAAATCATAACAATTTTTATCAAAATACAGCTGTAGACAGAAGTCAAAGATCAAACATCACACATACAACTGATGTCTCTCCTGAGTTCTGCAAAATAGGAAAAGTCCAAGTTGCTTTTATCATGCTTGTAGTCAACACCCTGTGATGGAACTGCCTTTGTCATTACtttctactcatgagaccaagcACATGCATCCACAGCTATACAAACATAGTTTCAGTGTTATCTAAAGGCCCAGCAGTAAATGTCCACTCCCCAAGTTGATTTATAGTGGTGtgtctgactagtctcttatCTCTTTCAATCCCCTGCAGGGTTCTGTGTTTATCTTTCAGGCGCTTTTCTCACAGACCCCCTGTTTTGACTTCAATAATTCACACATCTCTCAGACCGTTTCTTTATAAGAGGcagagactagaaaagactgtggaacaatattaaaACCTTACAATTAATATATATAAAaccttaatatatatatatatatatatatatatatatatagttaatctgtagtctaggaccctataaatgtggaggggtcttataacccttccccttctattaatacaacataagcataatcagttattataatacatcaaacatttggtgcAGCCCCTATTATGACCCCAATTTGACCCCAACAGAGGCAAGAGACGTTTTCTTCTTTTTACATATTTAGCAAGGCGGTAGGATTGTTCATCAAAGACAGTGTTTTGAGTAACTagtaattgactgtatgtttctATCTAACACTtgtctttctgtgtctttctACAGGTTCCTAATGAGGtatgtattttctgctggccagTTTTATCTTACATTGGGTTGTGAGGTAACTGTGTAATAATTAAAACACTTGTTGGACAGCATAACTGTATTTGAGAGATATTTAGTGCATTAAAAACCTATTGGACAGTGCATTAAAAACCTGTTGGGCAGTGCATTAAAAACCTGTTGGACAGTGCATTAAAAACCTGTTGGACAGTGCATTAAAAACCTGTTGGACAGTGTGTCATAGCTGAAGTGGAATGTAGCCAATAGGCCTATATTGACCTGCATGTCTCAAAGGCCAATGTAGCTTGTGCTTAGGCTCACAGCCAATTGTCTCATATGGAGATGCATGGTAGCATTCTCCTAATTTCTATGGTAGCATAGACATAAGGTCAGGGATTAGAGGTCAAGGGTTCTTTACGTTTGTCTCTGTCCTCTCAGTATGTGGGTGGgacaggggttagaggttaagggTAAGAGGTCACACAGAGCTTTCCCTTCTCGCCATCCTATCAGTACATGGGTTAGGTTCACATAGTTTAACTAACTCACTCATACTGCTTTCCCCTGCCCTCTGTCCTTAGTATGTGGGTAGATCAGGGGTTAGTGAGTTCACCTCACAGGAttttccccctgctctctctgtcctctcagtATGTGGGTAGATCAGGCATCCACCTGAAGAGAGATTTCTTCCTGACGCACGGTTCCAGTGCCCGCTCTGAGCTCTTCATCAACCTGAGAGAGGTGAGCTCTCGCTTCCAGCTGCCCGCCGGGGAGTACATCATCGTCCCTTCCACCTTCGAACCCCAGAAGGAGGGAGACTTTGTCCTCAGAGTCTTCTCTGAGAAACCAGCTAACTCGGAGTGAGTAGTAGGGAAACATATAAGGGAATAGAGATTATGGACAGTAGAAAGGCAATTAATTTAATGTAAGGACATTGATACTAGTGTTCTTTTCTGTCTGTGTTAGGGAGCTGGATGATGACGTCACAGCTGAACTTCCTGCAGAGGTGAGGGGAAGAGACAAgggctgaaatggcaccctattccctatatagtgtgttACGTTtgactagggctctggtcaaaagtagtgctctatgtggggaatagggttccatttcagaTGCAGACCATGGAGAATCCTGTTTGATAAACAAGCCCATACTGTAACATGCCAACACCAGTACTGCCAACAAGAAGAGTTGACGTTCCTCTGTATCTCTGTTTCAGTCTCAGCTGGAGGAGAGCCAGATTGATGCTGGCTTCAagagtctgttcagacagctggCTGGAGAGGTGAGGAGACTAGGGAGGGGAAGTGAGGGGACAGCAGGGCGAATGGGCTGATGGGAAATGTAGTATATCCTCATGTTCTGTTTCTGTGCCTACAGGACATGGAGATCAGTGCCACAGAGCTGCAGACCATACTCAACAGGATCATAAGCAAGCGTGAGTCCCTGGGAATAGAATTAAAACATAGTATTGtgctttatacagtgcattcggaaagttttcagacctcttgactttttccacattttgttacgttacaggcgtattctaaaatgtattaaatcatttttttctcctCATGAatttacacaaaataccccataatgacaaagcaaaaacagttaattttttatttttgcacatttattattaataaaaaacagaaatatcac from Salmo salar chromosome ssa07, Ssal_v3.1, whole genome shotgun sequence includes the following:
- the LOC106608991 gene encoding calpain-1 catalytic subunit isoform X2, coding for MEQVYASGMAAKLRSQWDRDEGLGQNHNAVKFQGQDFESLRARCLQSRSLFEDSLFICASSSLGFNELGPRSSKTQGVRWMRPTEICTRPQFIVDGATRTDICQGALGDCWLLAAIASLTLNDNLLHRVVPHGQDFGGQYAGIFHFQFWQYGEWVEVVIDDRLPVKDGKLLFVHSAEGGEFWSALLEKAYAKLHGCYEALSGGSTSEGFEDFTGGVTEMYELRKAPSDLYSIISRAVERGSLLGCSIDITGSQDMEAVTFKKLVKGHAYSVTGVDEVVYRGNMTKLVRIRNPWGEIEWTGAWSDNSREWESVDRSVRGRLQNRSEDGEFWMSFSDFLREFTRLEICNLTADALEANQQKKWSSAVYQGEWRRGSTAGGCRNFPATFWINPQFKIGLQHPDTAGQSDCSFLVALMQKDRRKKRKEGKDMETIGFAIYEVPNEYVGRSGIHLKRDFFLTHGSSARSELFINLREVSSRFQLPAGEYIIVPSTFEPQKEGDFVLRVFSEKPANSEELDDDVTAELPAESQLEESQIDAGFKSLFRQLAGEDMEISATELQTILNRIISKRFLDRVLQTDGSGKLGLAEFHVLWEKIKRYLTVFRQFDLDKSGTMSSYEMRMALEAAGFKLTNHLFQLIILRYTEADLTVDFDNFVTCLVRLETMFKTFKTMDTDSDGVIELNFFQWITLTMFA
- the LOC106608991 gene encoding calpain-1 catalytic subunit isoform X1, with product MEQVYASGMAAKLRSQWDRDEGLGQNHNAVKFQGQDFESLRARCLQSRSLFEDSLFICASSSLGFNELGPRSSKTQGVRWMRPTEICTRPQFIVDGATRTDICQGALGDCWLLAAIASLTLNDNLLHRVVPHGQDFGGQYAGIFHFQFWQYGEWVEVVIDDRLPVKDGKLLFVHSAEGGEFWSALLEKAYAKLHGCYEALSGGSTSEGFEDFTGGVTEMYELRKAPSDLYSIISRAVERGSLLGCSIDITGSQDMEAVTFKKLVKGHAYSVTGVDEVVYRGNMTKLVRIRNPWGEIEWTGAWSDNSREWESVDRSVRGRLQNRSEDGEFWMSFSDFLREFTRLEICNLTADALEANQQKKWSSAVYQGEWRRGSTAGGCRNFPATFWINPQFKIGLQHPDTAGQSDCSFLVALMQKDRRKKRKEGKDMETIGFAIYEVPNEYVGRSGIHLKRDFFLTHGSSARSELFINLREVSSRFQLPAGEYIIVPSTFEPQKEGDFVLRVFSEKPANSEELDDDVTAELPAESQLEESQIDAGFKSLFRQLAGEDMEISATELQTILNRIISKHKDLKTDGFGPEACRTMINLMDTDGSGKLGLAEFHVLWEKIKRYLTVFRQFDLDKSGTMSSYEMRMALEAAGFKLTNHLFQLIILRYTEADLTVDFDNFVTCLVRLETMFKTFKTMDTDSDGVIELNFFQWITLTMFA